From the Pseudomonas sp. SORT22 genome, one window contains:
- a CDS encoding ABC transporter substrate-binding protein, producing the protein MPNEFSRRVFLGNSLAVGGGLLLGSSLLTGCGAGEPAVVGAISRPTQPVRGGRLRVGIIDGDQAGNLDAHKPSGGGIIRGWALYSKFWEWNDDVSTRLGLAEFAEPNADASAWTIRIKPGLEFHHGKSITADDMLFSILRLTDPKLASPFAGLVGAIDRQALRKLDERTIEIRFKQGRSFFPLDETLIAFGAIVPTDYDPLSNPVGAGPYRLKSFVPGQRALFTRFENYYKPNQPYADELEIIEFKDQVSRVAALRAGQIDVASGVQAEHSALIKADPRLQLVVSPTTSFSGFNLNTAKAPFQDERVRQAFRLLADRQELIGRGLNGFGRIANDLYSPQDPTYNHAIAQRGYDLDQARSLLRQAGATDLRVELTTTANEVNAALVFAQQAKKAGVQVKVTPVDSSVFNGPQKEQWLMSPGSTPARGFLATGLHNDAPLAIYNRSNFRDERFSELFTQALGQPDLERRKQLVHEAQSIQHQRGGLLIWGFTDVLDAASSKVGGLHGEQTTFASWRFDSLWLNHA; encoded by the coding sequence ATGCCAAACGAATTTTCCCGCCGGGTGTTTCTCGGCAACAGCCTGGCCGTCGGGGGCGGCCTGTTGCTCGGCTCCAGTTTGCTCACAGGTTGCGGCGCCGGCGAGCCGGCGGTGGTCGGCGCCATCAGCCGGCCCACCCAGCCGGTGCGTGGCGGGCGCTTGCGGGTTGGCATCATCGACGGCGACCAGGCCGGCAATCTTGATGCCCACAAGCCGTCTGGCGGCGGGATCATTCGCGGCTGGGCGTTGTACAGCAAGTTCTGGGAGTGGAACGACGACGTCAGCACGCGCCTGGGCCTGGCCGAATTCGCCGAGCCCAACGCCGATGCCAGCGCCTGGACCATCCGCATCAAGCCGGGCCTGGAGTTCCACCATGGCAAGAGCATCACTGCCGACGACATGCTGTTTTCGATCCTGCGCCTGACCGACCCGAAACTGGCCTCGCCGTTTGCCGGGCTGGTCGGTGCCATCGACCGCCAGGCCTTGCGCAAGCTCGATGAGCGTACCATCGAGATCCGCTTCAAGCAGGGCCGCAGCTTCTTCCCGCTGGACGAAACCCTGATTGCCTTCGGCGCTATCGTGCCGACCGATTACGATCCGCTAAGCAACCCGGTGGGGGCGGGGCCGTACCGGCTGAAAAGCTTCGTGCCAGGCCAGCGCGCGCTGTTCACCCGCTTCGAGAATTACTACAAACCCAACCAGCCCTACGCCGACGAGCTGGAGATCATCGAATTCAAGGACCAGGTGTCGCGGGTCGCCGCCCTGCGCGCCGGGCAGATCGACGTCGCCAGCGGTGTGCAGGCCGAGCACAGCGCCCTGATCAAGGCCGACCCACGCTTGCAACTGGTGGTCTCGCCCACCACCTCGTTCAGCGGCTTCAACCTCAACACCGCCAAGGCGCCGTTCCAGGACGAGCGGGTGCGTCAGGCCTTTCGCCTGCTGGCCGATCGGCAAGAGCTGATCGGCCGTGGCCTCAATGGTTTCGGGCGCATCGCCAACGACCTGTATTCGCCGCAAGACCCGACCTACAACCACGCCATCGCCCAGCGCGGCTACGACCTCGACCAGGCCCGCTCGCTGCTGCGCCAGGCCGGTGCCACCGACCTGCGCGTCGAGCTGACCACCACCGCCAACGAAGTCAACGCCGCGCTGGTGTTCGCTCAACAGGCGAAGAAGGCCGGGGTCCAGGTCAAGGTCACACCCGTGGACAGCTCGGTGTTCAACGGCCCGCAGAAAGAGCAGTGGCTGATGTCGCCAGGCTCCACGCCTGCCCGTGGCTTCCTGGCCACCGGCCTGCACAACGACGCGCCGCTGGCGATCTACAACCGCAGCAATTTTCGCGATGAGCGTTTCTCCGAGCTGTTCACCCAGGCCCTTGGCCAGCCCGACCTTGAGCGGCGCAAGCAACTGGTGCACGAGGCCCAGAGCATCCAGCACCAACGCGGCGGCTTGCTGATCTGGGGCTTTACCGACGTGCTCGATGCCGCCTCCAGCAAGGTCGGCGGCTTGCACGGCGAACAGACCACCTTCGCCTCCTGGCGCTTTGACAGCCTGTGGTTGAACCATGCCTGA
- a CDS encoding acyl-CoA dehydrogenase family protein has translation MSTLPHRLHSPAQAIAAAHEIAEQIAALAADPLLNRELPRRQAQLLSDSGITAIGVPTALGGLGASVETIVETVRIISRADGGVGQLLQIHNVMLRGVLSGYPDAVRDRLIADVLAGKRLGNALAEVGGKNKFALKTRVERRADGKLILNGSKFYSTGAYLAEWISLTAASDDGGAGVLLQRDTPGLTLVDDWDAFGQNNSVSGTVIFDNIELDERYVLRRQGPMKRTGLTFPQILHAAIDTGIAAGALQAGIDYLNQHARPWVESEVERASDEPHIIRQIGEYAVALRAAESLLRDAARTFDAHEQDPDNKALQDELILSVASARAHSDGAALKISSDIFSLLGASSSLSKWNLDRFWRNARVHTTHDPIRWRLHHVGNYYLNGIDPGEYTAILNAKQKAGANR, from the coding sequence GTGAGTACCCTGCCCCATCGCCTGCACAGCCCCGCCCAGGCCATCGCCGCGGCCCATGAAATTGCCGAGCAAATCGCCGCCCTCGCCGCCGACCCGTTGCTCAACCGCGAACTGCCCCGGCGCCAGGCGCAGTTATTGTCCGACAGTGGCATCACCGCCATCGGCGTACCGACAGCGCTCGGCGGCCTGGGCGCGTCGGTCGAGACCATCGTCGAGACCGTGCGGATCATCTCCCGCGCCGACGGCGGCGTCGGCCAGTTGCTGCAGATTCACAACGTGATGCTGCGCGGCGTGCTCAGCGGCTACCCGGATGCCGTGCGCGACCGGCTGATCGCCGATGTACTGGCCGGCAAGCGCCTGGGCAATGCCCTGGCCGAGGTCGGCGGCAAGAACAAGTTCGCCCTCAAGACCCGGGTCGAGCGCCGCGCCGATGGCAAGCTGATCCTCAACGGCAGCAAGTTCTACTCCACCGGCGCCTACCTGGCCGAGTGGATCTCGCTGACCGCCGCCAGCGATGACGGCGGCGCCGGCGTGCTGCTGCAGCGCGACACGCCCGGCCTGACCCTGGTCGATGACTGGGACGCCTTCGGCCAGAACAACTCGGTCAGCGGCACGGTAATCTTCGACAACATCGAGCTGGACGAGCGCTACGTGCTGCGCCGCCAGGGCCCGATGAAGCGCACCGGCCTGACCTTCCCGCAGATCCTTCACGCCGCCATCGACACCGGTATCGCCGCCGGCGCCCTGCAGGCCGGCATCGACTACCTTAACCAGCACGCCCGGCCGTGGGTCGAGAGCGAGGTGGAACGGGCCAGCGACGAGCCGCACATCATTCGCCAGATCGGCGAGTACGCGGTGGCCCTGCGCGCCGCCGAATCACTGCTGCGCGACGCCGCGCGAACCTTCGACGCCCACGAGCAGGACCCGGACAACAAGGCCCTGCAAGACGAGCTGATCCTTTCGGTGGCCAGCGCCCGCGCCCATTCCGATGGCGCTGCGCTGAAGATCTCCAGCGACATCTTCTCGCTGCTCGGCGCCAGCTCATCCTTGAGCAAGTGGAACCTCGACCGTTTCTGGCGCAACGCCCGGGTGCACACCACCCACGACCCGATCCGCTGGCGCCTGCACCACGTCGGCAACTACTACCTCAACGGCATCGACCCCGGCGAATACACCGCCATCCTCAATGCCAAGCAAAAGGCCGGCGCCAACCGCTGA
- a CDS encoding LLM class flavin-dependent oxidoreductase, with product MAVKILWYLTSPDGPYPWEAQGRWKTDFAHLKQLAVASDRLGYYGSLLGSSPNESLAVAAALIDATERLRFLVAQHPGELSPAVLAKWALTFDEFSNGRLLFNVVNGSDAGLATLGVHYPHDERYQFSLEYWRAFQSIYAGETAGFDGQYVKLAPRPAAAARHPLGGWHPPKRASVPLWGAGTSGPGVAHSVQLLDVYLSFADTPPKLGDKFRRVAAEAAKIGRELTFGTRLQIIVRETEEEAWAHAEKLLQQTSLATARAAIERQLPPGQSLETFSSDNPQIQRNVQSIRDGRLPTARELEIYPNVWTGPSLFGFNILGPAAGTYLVGSAEQVAERIREYEAQGTSAFILSGFPLIDEAHRVADLLFPLLDLDHGFDIAHLSARTVAEPA from the coding sequence ATGGCAGTGAAAATTCTCTGGTACCTGACCAGCCCCGATGGCCCCTATCCGTGGGAAGCCCAGGGGCGCTGGAAAACCGATTTCGCCCACCTCAAGCAACTGGCGGTGGCCAGCGATCGCCTGGGTTACTACGGCTCGCTGCTGGGTTCAAGCCCCAACGAAAGCCTGGCAGTGGCCGCCGCGCTGATCGACGCCACCGAGCGCCTGCGTTTTCTGGTGGCCCAGCATCCGGGCGAGCTGTCGCCGGCGGTGCTGGCCAAGTGGGCGCTGACTTTTGACGAGTTCTCCAACGGCCGCCTGTTGTTCAACGTGGTCAACGGCAGCGACGCCGGCCTGGCCACCCTCGGCGTGCATTACCCGCACGACGAGCGCTACCAGTTCAGCCTGGAATACTGGCGTGCGTTCCAGAGTATTTATGCCGGCGAAACCGCAGGCTTTGACGGTCAGTACGTCAAGCTGGCGCCGCGCCCGGCTGCGGCGGCACGTCACCCGCTGGGCGGCTGGCACCCGCCAAAACGTGCCAGCGTGCCACTGTGGGGCGCCGGCACCTCGGGCCCGGGCGTGGCTCATTCGGTGCAATTGCTGGACGTCTACCTGAGCTTTGCCGACACCCCGCCGAAGCTCGGCGACAAGTTCCGCCGGGTGGCGGCGGAGGCGGCGAAGATCGGCCGCGAACTGACCTTTGGCACGCGCCTGCAGATCATCGTGCGCGAAACCGAGGAAGAGGCCTGGGCCCACGCCGAAAAACTGCTGCAGCAGACTTCGCTGGCCACCGCCCGCGCCGCCATCGAACGCCAGTTGCCGCCCGGGCAGAGCCTGGAAACCTTCAGCAGCGACAACCCGCAGATCCAGCGCAATGTGCAGAGCATTCGCGACGGCCGCCTGCCCACCGCGCGGGAGCTTGAGATCTATCCCAACGTCTGGACCGGCCCGAGCCTGTTCGGCTTCAACATTCTCGGCCCGGCGGCCGGTACCTACCTGGTCGGCAGCGCCGAGCAGGTGGCCGAGCGGATTCGCGAGTACGAGGCCCAGGGCACCTCGGCGTTCATCCTCTCGGGCTTCCCGCTGATTGATGAAGCCCACCGGGTCGCCGACCTGCTGTTCCCCTTGCTCGACCTGGACCACGGTTTCGACATTGCGCACCTGAGTGCGCGCACGGTTGCCGAACCGGCTTAA
- a CDS encoding ABC transporter ATP-binding protein: protein MSPRHPLLRSLAIYGEMPWRFALVAGLFVSINLGLVWQQWLIGHALNEVSAGTAVQRLADGSLDGQRAWGWFWLILGVALGRALLQYAAAIGSLILGQALLTRLRERLLEQVLRLHLGYHWQHGMGEMVTRTTRDADKVRDALVSFWRQLVETPLVILATVGLLAWYHPWLALGPLLLTVIGVWIFVVQTERLVSLDRAVGAAYDRVNQDLAEGIGAVRVIKSFGLQAQRIDGFERQVLQFSSLARQALAYASSRIPLPQAVVALGHVWILVVGAQLVAAGRIGIGELVTSLLIATTLVFRIEGIGRVMQTFADARASAGRIWQLLDAPAAIVGGSQRLPEGPLGLRLEDVSVAAPGGGQAILRHCSFELAPGETVALVGATGTGKSLLASLLPRLSDVAQGRVLLGNAQSGWQDIRNLDLRDLRRRVHVLPQESFLFADSLAANLRLSAPDASDPQLLQALHQAAAEDILERLPDGLDSPLGDRGVTLSGGQRQRLCLARALLAAPAILCLDDATSALDALSEGRVLDNLRQQASATTLLLIASKVSTVQRADRVLLLDHGAIADSGTHAQLLQRNPTYRDLLGIDHG from the coding sequence ATGAGCCCTCGACACCCGCTGCTGCGCAGCCTGGCGATCTACGGTGAAATGCCCTGGCGTTTCGCCCTGGTCGCCGGGCTGTTCGTTTCCATCAACCTTGGCCTGGTCTGGCAACAATGGCTGATCGGCCACGCCCTCAACGAGGTCAGCGCCGGCACGGCGGTGCAGCGCCTGGCCGATGGCAGCCTCGACGGTCAGCGCGCCTGGGGCTGGTTCTGGCTGATCCTCGGCGTGGCCCTGGGCCGCGCGCTGCTGCAGTACGCCGCCGCCATCGGCTCGCTGATCCTTGGCCAGGCGCTGCTCACGCGCCTGCGCGAGCGCCTGCTGGAGCAGGTGCTGCGCCTGCACCTGGGCTATCACTGGCAGCACGGCATGGGCGAGATGGTCACCCGCACCACCCGCGATGCCGACAAGGTCCGCGATGCACTGGTGAGCTTCTGGCGCCAGCTGGTCGAAACGCCGCTGGTGATACTCGCCACCGTCGGCCTGCTGGCCTGGTACCACCCGTGGCTGGCGCTCGGGCCGCTGCTGCTGACGGTGATCGGTGTGTGGATATTCGTAGTGCAGACCGAGCGCCTGGTCAGCCTCGACCGCGCGGTCGGCGCCGCCTACGACCGGGTCAACCAGGACCTCGCTGAAGGCATTGGCGCGGTACGGGTGATCAAGTCGTTCGGCCTGCAAGCCCAGCGCATCGACGGCTTCGAGCGTCAGGTCCTGCAGTTCAGCAGCCTGGCACGCCAGGCCCTGGCCTACGCCAGTTCGCGGATTCCACTGCCGCAAGCGGTGGTGGCGCTGGGGCATGTGTGGATACTGGTGGTGGGCGCGCAATTGGTCGCCGCCGGCCGGATCGGCATTGGCGAACTGGTCACGTCGCTGCTGATCGCCACCACCCTGGTATTTCGCATCGAAGGCATCGGCCGGGTGATGCAGACCTTCGCCGACGCCCGCGCCTCGGCCGGGCGGATCTGGCAGTTGCTGGATGCGCCGGCGGCGATTGTCGGCGGCAGTCAGCGCCTGCCCGAGGGGCCGCTGGGGCTGAGGCTTGAAGACGTCAGTGTCGCCGCCCCTGGCGGTGGCCAGGCGATCCTGCGTCACTGCTCGTTCGAGCTGGCCCCCGGTGAAACCGTCGCCCTGGTCGGCGCCACCGGCACCGGCAAGAGCCTGCTGGCCAGCCTGTTGCCACGCCTGAGCGATGTTGCCCAGGGCCGTGTGCTGCTCGGCAACGCGCAGTCCGGTTGGCAGGACATTCGCAACCTGGACCTGCGCGACCTGCGCCGACGCGTGCATGTCCTGCCTCAGGAGAGTTTTCTGTTTGCCGACAGCCTGGCCGCCAACCTGCGCCTGAGTGCGCCCGACGCCAGCGACCCGCAACTGCTCCAGGCCCTGCACCAGGCCGCCGCCGAGGATATCCTCGAACGCCTGCCCGATGGCCTCGACAGCCCGCTCGGCGATCGCGGCGTAACCCTCTCGGGCGGCCAGCGCCAGCGCTTGTGCCTGGCCCGGGCCTTGCTCGCGGCGCCGGCCATTCTCTGCCTGGACGATGCCACCAGCGCCCTGGATGCGCTGAGCGAAGGCCGGGTGCTGGACAACCTGCGCCAGCAGGCAAGCGCCACCACCCTGCTGTTGATCGCCAGCAAGGTTTCCACCGTGCAACGCGCCGACCGTGTGCTGCTGCTCGACCACGGCGCCATCGCCGACAGCGGCACCCACGCGCAACTGCTGCAGCGCAACCCGACTTACCGTGACCTGCTGGGGATCGACCATGGCTAA
- a CDS encoding class II aldolase/adducin family protein yields the protein MTVLTTEHLIDAELQTFIEQVLDEAGQAFTVFRETNTITANGTVGFIERVPGRELLVSVNYPGPWEYRKPLQATVSDLAGNLVHGQGKGGLGRYAKLFREQAQITTVSHVHSPYLGAWAQTQRTLPFNYVPVQRFQLVRELPTYIDRRQDEVDFILERLAENPFTPAILEANGGATVWGQQGLRATAEFIVLLEEGAQLQLLAEAIGGSRPFGPGVLTQQWKMSRLIDKASELGLIPATDRIRA from the coding sequence ATGACCGTACTGACCACCGAGCACCTGATCGACGCCGAGCTGCAAACCTTCATCGAGCAGGTGCTCGACGAGGCCGGGCAGGCCTTCACCGTGTTCCGCGAAACCAACACCATCACCGCCAACGGCACCGTCGGCTTTATCGAACGGGTACCGGGGCGCGAGCTGCTGGTGTCGGTCAACTACCCGGGGCCGTGGGAGTACCGCAAACCGCTGCAGGCCACGGTCAGCGACCTGGCCGGCAACCTGGTGCATGGCCAGGGCAAGGGTGGCCTGGGCCGTTACGCCAAACTGTTCCGCGAGCAGGCGCAGATCACCACGGTGTCGCATGTGCACTCGCCGTACCTCGGCGCCTGGGCCCAGACCCAGCGCACCTTGCCGTTCAACTACGTGCCGGTGCAGCGCTTCCAGCTGGTCCGCGAGCTGCCGACCTACATCGACCGGCGCCAGGACGAGGTCGATTTCATCCTCGAACGCCTGGCCGAGAACCCCTTCACCCCGGCCATCCTTGAAGCCAACGGTGGCGCCACGGTGTGGGGCCAGCAGGGCCTGCGCGCCACTGCCGAGTTCATCGTGCTGCTGGAGGAGGGCGCGCAACTGCAACTGCTGGCCGAAGCCATCGGCGGCTCGCGGCCCTTCGGCCCGGGCGTGCTCACCCAGCAATGGAAGATGAGCAGGCTGATCGACAAGGCCAGCGAGCTGGGCCTGATTCCCGCCACCGACCGCATTCGCGCCTGA
- a CDS encoding ABC transporter substrate-binding protein has product MTIAATLPLPSATTLEQLWFTRCPVPTASGIAYTLGWLTEEFAADGLPVETLQEVRQLGHHHYDHQLPGLFREGGNVPALAARAAGAPSRLIGLTWIEEWQTILVRPDSGIRSAADLKGKRLALPAWGANRPGSIARAMSLHGYKGALSLAGLSFDDVQLVEVALQSQDDAPTPQQGLQRLWSGLDYLVRGEVDAVYVKGAAAADAARRLGLVVGIDLDQITDPRYRINNGTPRPITVHQSLLDDHFELVVRFLAQTLRAADWARDNRDGLLRILQDETRAGAEGVDQAYRGDFHTTLAPDLSAERLAYLDIQKTFLNLHGFLEADFALADWVDPRPLQAAQQLLAERRARA; this is encoded by the coding sequence ATGACAATCGCCGCCACCTTGCCACTGCCCAGCGCAACCACGCTTGAGCAACTCTGGTTCACCCGCTGCCCGGTGCCGACCGCTTCCGGCATCGCCTACACCCTGGGCTGGCTCACGGAAGAATTCGCCGCCGACGGCCTGCCGGTAGAAACCCTGCAGGAAGTCCGGCAACTGGGTCATCACCACTACGATCACCAACTGCCCGGGCTGTTTCGCGAGGGCGGTAACGTGCCGGCGTTGGCCGCCCGCGCCGCCGGTGCACCGAGCCGGCTGATCGGCCTGACCTGGATCGAGGAATGGCAGACCATCCTGGTGCGCCCGGATTCGGGCATTCGCAGCGCCGCCGACCTCAAGGGCAAGCGCCTGGCGCTACCGGCCTGGGGCGCCAACCGCCCCGGCAGCATCGCCCGGGCCATGAGCCTGCACGGCTACAAGGGCGCGCTGAGCCTGGCCGGGCTGAGCTTCGATGATGTCCAGCTGGTGGAGGTGGCGCTGCAGTCCCAGGACGATGCACCGACCCCGCAGCAGGGCCTGCAACGCCTGTGGTCGGGCCTGGATTACCTGGTGCGCGGCGAGGTCGATGCGGTCTACGTCAAGGGCGCTGCCGCCGCCGATGCCGCCCGGCGCCTGGGCCTGGTGGTGGGCATTGACCTGGACCAGATCACAGACCCACGCTATCGCATCAACAACGGCACGCCACGGCCGATCACCGTGCACCAGAGCCTGCTCGACGATCACTTCGAGCTGGTGGTGCGCTTTCTTGCCCAGACCCTGCGCGCCGCCGACTGGGCCCGCGACAACCGCGACGGCCTGCTGCGCATCCTCCAGGACGAAACCCGCGCCGGTGCCGAAGGCGTCGATCAAGCCTACCGCGGCGACTTTCATACCACCCTGGCCCCGGACCTTTCGGCCGAACGCCTGGCGTACCTCGACATCCAGAAAACCTTCCTCAACCTGCACGGCTTTCTCGAAGCCGATTTTGCCCTGGCCGACTGGGTCGACCCGCGTCCACTGCAAGCCGCCCAGCAACTGCTGGCTGAACGCCGCGCCCGCGCTTAA